The Lepidochelys kempii isolate rLepKem1 chromosome 5, rLepKem1.hap2, whole genome shotgun sequence genome window below encodes:
- the LOC140911996 gene encoding B-cell differentiation antigen CD72-like has product MAQSVVYADLKFVKAPVGSSVCSRAREAAPADEEEAELTYANIQLAQPGEVRRGQGAEQSKEPWWSTRYLPLGLLGTCLFLLATTIGLGVRYWQVSQHLQQASRAHEAESSRLSQQVSTKGATLAQTARELEQTARELEQTARELEQARRELELMRQEENSTQEQLREREAALEGTKEELARVQEEKREIKEKLNQTESALSSIRPCEQTGCCPADWVLYRGKCLFVSKEEKTWEESKKDCKGNSARLLITKSWDSRAMPNFLKNTNVQYWIGLVRNQESQWQWKWVDNSRFEEDWSYPRYTGYMPCGAIRNGVINRDSCYDRKPWICEKAPGKPSPDRPLPPYGSSQ; this is encoded by the exons ATGGCCCAGAGCGTCGTTTATGCCGACCTGAAGTTCGTGAAGGCCCCTGTGGGGAGCAGCGTGTGCTCCAGGGCGCGGGAGGCAG CGCCCGCAGACgaggaggaggcagagctcaCCTACGCGAACATCCAGCTGGCCCAGCCTGGGGAGGTGAGGCGGGGGCAAGGGGCGGAGCAGAGCAAAG AGCCATGGTGGAGCACACGGTACCTGCCCCTTGGCTTGCTGGGGACCTGCCTCTTCCTTCTGGCCACCACCATCGGCCTGGGGGTTCGCT ACTGGCAGGTTTCCCAGCATCTGCAGCAGGCGTCCCGAGCGCACGAGGCCGAGAGCAGCCGCCTCTCCCAGCAAGTCAGCACCAAGGGGGCGACCCTGGCGCAGACGGCGAGGGAGCTGGAGCAGACGGCGAGGGAGCTGGAGCAGACGGCGAGGGAGCTGGAGCAGGCCAGGCGGGAGCTGGAGCTGATGCGGCAGGAGGAGAACAGCACCCAGGAGCAGCTGCGAGAGCGGGAGGCCGCGTTAGAGGGAACGAAGGAGGAGCTGGCGAGGGTacaggaggagaagagagaaattAAAGAGAAGCTGAACCAAACGGAGAGCGCCCTGTCCAGCATCCGCCCCTGCGAGCAAACAG GCTGCTGCCCGGCAGACTGGGTGTTGTACAGAGGAAAGTGCTTGTTCGTCTCGAAGGAGGAGAAGACTTGGGAAGAAAGCAAGAAAGACTGCAAAGGGAACTCTGCTCGGCTTCTTATCACCAAATCCTGGGACTCGAGGGCAATGCCG AATTTTCTGAAAAATACTAATGTCCAGTACTGGATTGGACTAGTCCGGAATCAGGAATCACAGTGGCAGTGGAAGTGGGTTGATAACTCACGCTTCGAAGA AGACTGGAGCTACCCGCGTTACACGGGTTATATGCCGTGTGGAGCAATAAGAAATGGCGTCATAAACAGGGACTCGTGCTATGATCGAAAGCCATGGATCTGTGAGAAGGCACCCGGCAAACCCAGCCCAGACAGACCATTGCCTCCTTACG GCTCTTCCCAGTGA